A window of the Harmonia axyridis chromosome 5, icHarAxyr1.1, whole genome shotgun sequence genome harbors these coding sequences:
- the LOC123679830 gene encoding 27 kDa glycoprotein-like: MGWQLLFTFTILIIGTYGQISNELDVDDIKKQIGEHIPDVDLSGIDQSKIPQADEIDLIFRNKCDSKSGNGTYEKVQASKDIYQECISNFINITEVKAEIEEAKKTGSMDEVFGKYCSKYPEVSNCTDDFIEAIQPCLEENERKSLNISIGLTQKLKEFICHKNGDRLAMFVAEGGVDCLQSQKEALQQCLNSTWGSKIPKDVTPNVFPVLLFDAQDCSDFGKFRTCVGEALGHCNETTPANLMDAFFKFLKKITPCALIEQEKAQSVKDSGFSFTPMSSLVLLVTVLLVKLV, from the exons ATGGGTTGGCAATTATTGTTCACTTTCACTATCTTAATTATTG GTACATACGGCCAAATATCCAATGAGCTAGATGTTGATGATATCAAGAAGCAAATAGGAGAGCACATTCCTGATGTAGATTTAAGTGGTATTGATCAGAGTAAGATTCCACAAGCTGATGAAATAGATCTCATATTCCGCAACAAATGTGATTCTAAGAGCGGAAATGGCACATATGAAAAGGTTCAG GCATCTAAAGATATTTACCAAGAATGTATATCCAATTTTATCAACATCACTGAAGTGAAAGCAGAAATTGAAGAAGCAAAAAAGACTGGTTCCATGGACGAAGTATTTGGAAAATACTGCAGCAAGTATCCAGAAGTTTCGAACTGCACCGATGATTTTATTGAAGCCATCCAACCTTGCTTAGAAGAGAATGAGAGGAAAAGTCTAAATATTTCTATAGGGCTCACACAAAAgctgaaagaatttatttgtcACAAGAACGGCGACAGACTCGCAA TGTTTGTTGCTGAGGGAGGTGTTGACTGCTTACAATCTCAAAAAGAGGCTCTGCAACAATGTCTGAACAGCACTTGGGGCTCCAAAATACCCAAAGATGTCACCCCCAACGTCTTTCCTGTTTTACTTTTCGACGCTCAGGACTGCAG cgaTTTCGGTAAATTCAGAACATGCGTAGGAGAAGCTTTGGGACACTGTAACGAAACAACTCCAGCCAACTTGATGGATGCCTTCTTCAAATTCCTAAAGAAAATTACTCCTTGTGCACTTATTGAACAGGAAAAAGCTCAAAGCGTGAAAGATTCCGGTTTTAGTTTCACGCCAATGTCAAGTCTTGTTTTACTGGTAACAGTACTTCTAGTCAAACTAGTATAA
- the LOC123680234 gene encoding uncharacterized protein LOC123680234 has product MEMKYLNRVMGVTRRDRLRNEKIREELQVESLEEFIERRQLEWWGHLNRMEEDKLTRRIWEAKEVRKKRRGRPEKSWNEVIAAILEMKGTNVTTARRVSKDRKGWSEFSKQ; this is encoded by the coding sequence ATGGAAATGAAGTACCTGAACAGAGTAATGGGAGTGACTAGAAGGGATAGGCTCAGGAATGAGAAAATTAGAGAGGAATTGCAAGTGGAGTCATTGGAAGAATTCATAGAGAGAAGACAACTGGAATGGTGGGGACACTTGAATAGGATGGAGGAGGATAAGCTGACAAGAAGAATTTGGGAGGCCAAGGAAGTTAGGAAAAAACGACGGGGAAGACCAGAAAAAAGCTGGAACGAAGTCATTGCGGCTATTTTGGAGATGAAGGGAACAAATGTGACTACAGCAAGACGTGTGTCGAAGGATAGGAAAGGATGGAGTGAATTTTCGAAGCAATAG